The genome window TTGTGATTGATatgttatgaaaaatatttgcatgtcttgttatatatactttatatgacttgcttgattatttgtgaacatgttattaatttttgttttctgtttagTTAATATTGTTAGTGTTGCAAATGTTACTGCCTAAGTGAATTCTATCCTAATGCTGAATAGGACAAATTTTAAGGTCTGGAAGGAAACCGTAGAAATTGTTTTTGGTTGTATGGATTTGGACTTGGCACTAAGGACAGAATGACCCATTTCCACTCCGGAAACCTCTAATGAGGTAAAAATTGAGAAGTGGGATCAATCCAATCGAATGTGCCTTATGATCATGAAACACTCTATTCCAGAGGCGTTTCGGGGCTCTATTTCTAAGGGTCAAAGTGCAAAGAAATTCCTTGAGGAAATTGAGCAATACtttgccaaaaatgaaaaagcagAGATGAGTAACCTTTTGGCTAAACTCATCTCCATGAAGTATAAAGGCAAAGGGAACATAAGGGAGTACATTATGGAGATGTCCAATCTCGCATCAAAACTCAAGTCACTTAAGTTAGAGCTTGGTGAAGACCTGCTCGTGCACTTGGTTTTGATCTCACTTCCTACACactttgggcaattcaaagtgaTCTATAATGCTCAGAAGGACAAATGGTCCCTCAATGAGCTTATATCTCATTGCGTGCAAGAGGAGAGGCTGCAGAGAGATAGGATTGAAAGTGTTCACTTGACTTCGACCTCtcagaataagaaaaggaagaagactaAGGGTGTTGCGGAAGGGACTTCTTAGCAAAGGAAACAAAAGAAGGATGAGGAATTTACCTGTTACTTCTGCAAGAAGTCGGGATacatgaagaaagagtgtcCCAAGTATGCCGCATGGCGTGTGAAGAAAGGTAAATTTCTTACTCTAGTTTGTTCTGAAGTTAATTTGGCTTTTGTACCTAAAGATACTTGGTGGATAGATTCTGGTGCTACTACTCACATAAGTATGACTATGCAGGGTTGCCTGTGGAGCCAGTCGccaagtgatgatgaaaggtTCATCTTTGTGGGTGATGGCAAGAAGGTTGCAGTGGAAGATATTGGAACTTTTAGATTGTAGTTAAAAActggattttatttggatttatttAAGACCTTTGTTTTACCGTCTTTTAGACggaatttgatttctatttctagtttggacaaatttggattttcttgttcatttggaaataataaagttagtctctaccaaaattcaaatatggttggttctggttctttaattgataatctttacatgcttgatgttgttagttcctataatgaaatactGCAAATAAGTTCACGtggtacaaaacaaaagttgaatgaGGATTTAACCACCTTATGGTATAAGCGTTTAGGCCATATCTCTAAAAAGAGAATTCAGAGACTTGTGTTGGATGAAATTCTTGACCCTTTGGATTTATCAGACTTTGAGGTCTATGTTGAATGGATAAAGGGAAAATGaacaaacataaggaaattaggTGCCGAAAGAGCTAAAGACGTCTTAGAACTAGTGCATACAAACATTTGTGGTCCTTTTCCTACAACTTCTTGGAATGGACAATATTTCATTACGTTCATAAATGACTACTCTAGATACGGCTACCTATATTTGATACATGAGAAGTCCCAATCCCTAGACCTTTTTAAGACTTTCAAGGCTAAGGCTGaacttcaacttggaaagaaaattaaggctGTCAAATCTGACCGTGGTGGTGAGTACTATGGCAGATATGATGGATCAGGAGAACAACGTCCAGGACCTTTTGTGCTTTTCCTCAAAGAGTGTGTAATTGTTCCTCAATACACTTTGCCAGAAAAacctagcatgaatggtgtAGCAGAACGAAGAAACTgaact of Glycine soja cultivar W05 chromosome 1, ASM419377v2, whole genome shotgun sequence contains these proteins:
- the LOC114375306 gene encoding uncharacterized protein LOC114375306, whose product is MKHSIPEAFRGSISKGQSAKKFLEEIEQYFAKNEKAEMSNLLAKLISMKYKGKGNIREYIMEMSNLASKLKSLKLELGEDLLVHLVLISLPTHFGQFKVIYNAQKDKWSLNELISHCVQEERLQRDRIESVHLTSTSQNKKRKKTKGVAEGTS